The genomic stretch GGTTCACAGTACAGCAAGATATGGAGATGCTAAATTAAAAGAGTCAAGGGTATTTTAATGCTTCAATAATCTGTTAATCTCATATATCTGACTTGTACTTATTGAGTGCCTATGATGTCAGCAGGTGCATGAAGTGCTTTCCTCTGTGctataataaaaagatgaaattccATTGCTGACAGATGGAGCACTGACTTTTTTGGAATACAAGCAGGAAATATCATTTGTATAGGAgagttttattaatgttttaacaACAGCCTGCTCAGGATATTTAAGGATCATaaagaaacaatggaaagaaGAGGCATGTAACTATGGATACaggaaaaataacaagaaaaaatattcctaagAACTGTAACTTCTTGTCTAGATAGAATGGGAGAGGCAGAAGTTAGTTATCTGAAGGCAAGAGAGTTGATTCTAGGAGTAGGATATCACATATAAAAACACAGAAGTGAGACAAAGTGCAAAGAATGTTCTATTGGTGGCTGAGTCTATGTGTAGAGTATATATTTGTGAATGGAATTATTCTTTATTCATAGTTATGAATGCTAAGGACATTGTTTTAACAAAGAAATAACTTGTATAATTTAAATTGTAGACAGATTTTATGTCATTCGAACTGTGGAGAACCTTGACGGCCTAGAACGGAGGCAGTACATCAGTTAGAAGTTACTAATGAAACAGTCAAACCGCGAAttcatgtcttttctttcagCCAGTTTCAGGCCCACCTGCCAGTCATGGTACTATTTCTCAACAACACAGGCACCCAAGTGACTGAATTCCTGATGATCTGCTTCCCAGGATTGCAGGACACACAGCATTGGCTCTCTGTAGTCCTGGCTCCCCTTCTGGTTTTGGCCCTTGGGGCTAACTTTGTGTTGTTACTCACCATCCAGCAGGAGACATCTCTGCATGAACCCATGTACTACCTGCTTGCCATCCTTTCCATGCTGGACATCATCCTTTGCCTCACTGTCATTCCTAAGGTTAGACCCCCCTCTAGATTCACTTCCAGGTACTCAGTCATCTATCTCTGAATAGTATTGTTTTGTTGCTGTAAATCCTCCTACCTCTGAAGGCAAATTCTTAACGAGTTGCCCACACTATCACACTGGGTCTATCACAGCTCCCACATATGTCCCTTTCATTCTCAGTGTCCACTTCTTGAAAAGTTTCATTCTTCCCAACTGACAGGCCCTCTTTCAATGTCTCAGTCAATGAAATGCCAagttttcactttgtttttactTCTAGGGAGAGATTCTTCTTGACTCAGAATGATCCCACCTTTACATCCAAGAAGTCTAGAATTTACTTACTAAAATGTAACTGGATGTATATTTACATCATATGCTGAGATAGGAGTCATATTTGGAAGAGGTTTCTTTTGTGTATAAAGAGATTGGAGGGTATCCAAATATAAGTATTATACTTACTGAGTTCTGATATTCTTGTGATACATTTAGGTGGGCAGATGTGTTCAGCTGGAATTTGGGTAAGAAATCTGAGGTTGATCAAGAGAAGACAGGCTAgaaataagctttttttaaacaaaagacatTATCTATAGATAGAGACAAAAGTGTATAAATCTGGCTTTAATTGGGATACACATAGAAGGTACTTGAAGTTAGGATACTGCTATGATTTGGGGATATAGATGGTTGAAAAAGACATTGGGAGTTTCCCCAAAGTTAGGTACCCTAGAGTGGAAATGGATGCAGTTTTTGAGAATAATGATTCTGGCAGGTCCTGCTCATCTTCTGGTTCAACATGAAGACCATCAGCTTTGCAGGCTGCTTTCTGCAGATGTTCATCATGAATACATTCCTTCCCATGGAGTCCTCCACCTTCCTggtcatggcctatgaccgctatgtggccatttGTTATCCTCTCCGCTACCCATCCATCATCACTGAAAAATTTGTCTCTTATGCAGCTGTCTTCATTGTCTTCCGCAATTTGCTGGCCACACTACCCACACCAGTTCTGGCTGCCAGGCTCAACTACTGTGCCAGCAATGTGGTGGAAAACTGTATCTGTGCCAACATTTCTGTAGCAAAGCTCTCCTGTGGGAATATCCACCTAAACAAGCTCTACCAGTTTGTGAGTGTTTGGTGTCTACTGGGTTCTGACCTGGTGCTCATCTTGCTATCCTACTGCTTCATCTTGAGGGCTGTTATGCGTCTGCAGTCAGGAGGTGCAGCCACCAAAGCCCTGAGTACTTGTGGTTCCCATCTCATTCTTATACTTTTCTTCTATACATTGCTACTAGTCTTCATCTTTACAAACAAGGCAAGAAAGAAGGTGCCCTTAGAGGTACCCATTCTTCTTAATGTTTTACACCACCTCATTCCACCAGCTCTGAATCC from Vulpes vulpes isolate BD-2025 chromosome 11, VulVul3, whole genome shotgun sequence encodes the following:
- the LOC112910891 gene encoding olfactory receptor 56A1-like; this translates as MVLFLNNTGTQVTEFLMICFPGLQDTQHWLSVVLAPLLVLALGANFVLLLTIQQETSLHEPMYYLLAILSMLDIILCLTVIPKVLLIFWFNMKTISFAGCFLQMFIMNTFLPMESSTFLVMAYDRYVAICYPLRYPSIITEKFVSYAAVFIVFRNLLATLPTPVLAARLNYCASNVVENCICANISVAKLSCGNIHLNKLYQFVSVWCLLGSDLVLILLSYCFILRAVMRLQSGGAATKALSTCGSHLILILFFYTLLLVFIFTNKARKKVPLEVPILLNVLHHLIPPALNPIVYGVRTQEIKQGIIKLLKYQF